ACGGGCTTTCTGAGAAACCTTTATAATATAATCTATAATAGAGGGGCTTGTTCTGTGTTGTTATCGCTTCAGCGAAAGCAAGCACGGGAAAATCGGCTCATGCCGACGGAGAACGATTGAAATGGCAGACGAAGAAGAGTCAACGTACGAAGAGCTCCAGGACGAGTTCGAGGCAAAGGCACGCGGATTCGGAAAGGGAAAGTACGGCAGGATCATGAAGATGGCTCGCACACCGAGCAAGGACGAATACACCAAGACAGTGTACATCACCGCGATCGGTATCATCCTCATCGGAGCCGTAGGTTTCGCCATCTGGTGGCTCATGACCGTCCTTCCGGGATACTTCTGACGGAGGCTGAATCATCATGATGCTAACTGGTGACAACAATCTGAAGAAGGTTGCAGCCAGCGGAATCGTTTCTTGGCCCTTCAAGCTCACATCCAGTGCAGACAAAGCGAAAATCTCGTTCTCAGTCGTTGCTGGACCGGATGCGGAGAACGCCCCCGAGTGGACGGTGAGTCTCCATGACGCTACAGAGGGAGAGATCTGGACGAACGACACCAGCAAGACAGAGGTCACAATCGCGCTTCCAGGAAAGAACGCGAAGGAACTCAAGCTGGAGGTCATCTGCCCCAACGGAGCCAGGTACGGCGACTCCGTTAAGACCACGGTCACC
Above is a window of Thermoplasmata archaeon DNA encoding:
- a CDS encoding protein translocase SEC61 complex subunit gamma yields the protein MADEEESTYEELQDEFEAKARGFGKGKYGRIMKMARTPSKDEYTKTVYITAIGIILIGAVGFAIWWLMTVLPGYF